One window of the Triticum dicoccoides isolate Atlit2015 ecotype Zavitan chromosome 3B, WEW_v2.0, whole genome shotgun sequence genome contains the following:
- the LOC119278381 gene encoding uncharacterized protein LOC119278381 — protein MGGEARRPPACVFKVLDDDDLLTEIIVRVGFPTSLVRAAGVCRRWLSHASDRAFLRRFRELHPPRLLGFYIVEWRYPAAARFIPILHQPPELAAVVRRANFSEGLPFSKKEGDTMVGCSNGSVFTRRLNFTSCRNFDLDTYELVFTVHSPLRYGGGMAVLPGLHLRMPSLYSWAQLFSKEDGDGSSYFYVTVEALDTMVPTLNVYMLGNGDAAWHKHLTLASDLLCRPSSPKGVLVDNKIYVATYNAIVVLDLTSSTLSTIQLPHGVGFGLGATVLSRADDGSVLYLIHIKELQLHIWLHNGDNWLLVDTICLSEMCASFPEDELTSIRINHVGDYNEYVFLEMDQYALYLDVKCRTLRKVCEMTADEYSLGDIYPFMMSWPPIFPTLSPARDAT, from the exons ATGGGAGGCGAGGCGCGGCGGCCGCCGGCGTGCGTATTCAAGGTGCTCGACGACGACGACCTCCTGACGGAGATCATCGTCCGCGTCGGCTTCCCCACCAGCCTCGTCCGCGCCGCCGGCGTCTGCAggcgctggctcagccacgcctccGACCGCGCATTCCTCCGCCGTTTCCGCGAGCTCCACCCGCCAAGACTCCTCGGCTTCTACATCGTAGAGTGGAGGTATCCGGCCGCCGCACGCTTCATCCCGATTCTGCATCAGCCCCCGGAGCTCGCTGCCGTCGTCCGCCGCGCAAACTTCAGCGAGGGGCTACCCTTCTCCAAAAAAGAAGGGGATACCATGGTGGGCTGCTCGAACGGCAGCGTCTTCACCCGCCGCCTAAACTTCACCAGCTGCAGAAACTTCGACCTGGACACCTACGAGCTTGTATTCACAGTGCACAGCCCGCTGCGCTATGGAGGAGGTATGGCCGTCCTCCCAGGATTACATCTCAGAATGCCCTCTTTGTACAGTTGGGCACAACTCTTCTCCAAAGAAGATGGGGACGGGTCGTCCTACTTTTACGTCACGGTGGAGGCCCTGGATACCATGGTACCTACGTTAAATGTTTATATGTTGGGAAATGGTGATGCTGCCTGGCACAAACATCTCACGTTGGCGTCGGACCTCCTCTGCCGTCCATCTAGTCCGAAAGGCGTGCTCGTTGACAACAAAATCTATGTCGCGACCTACAATGCAATTGTTGTCCTGGATTTGACATCCTCAACCTTATCGACAATTCAGCTCCCACACGGGGTGGGTTTTGGCCTAGGTGCCACCGTGTTGTCACGGGCCGATGATGGTTCTGTTTTATATCTCATCCATATCAAAGAGCTTCAACTTCACATCTGGCTCCACAATGGGGACAACTGGCTGCTGGTGGACACCATTTGCTTGAGTGAAATGTGTGCTAGTTTTCCTGAGGATGAGCTTACTAGTATCCGGATAAACCATGTGGGGGACTATAATGAGTATGTATTCTTGGAGATGGATCAATATGCACTCTACTTGGATGTCAAGTGCAGGACGCTGCGTAAGGTGTGCGAGATGACAGCAGATGAGTATTCTTTGGGTGATATCTATCCTTTTATGATGAGCTGGCCTCCCATTTTCCCTACTCTCAGTCCTGCAAG GGATGCCACTTGA